From the genome of Astatotilapia calliptera chromosome 3, fAstCal1.2, whole genome shotgun sequence:
tttgaaagacgagtgaaagaagccatctatgtccactgtgagcgaccatctttgaacagaggaggtggtttacgacaccaactgtctgccatctataatccagttctgacatcccttcccagacgccttaccgcccactcacatcctgggcctttTGACCCTAAGAAAttacatgatagggtggggccaggtttcacagcGAACTCACCCAAAACcttggcttttttcttttcctacaCTCGTCTTTACCAGTGATGGAAATGACGGCATtactaacggcgttacttttttcaataacgagtaatctaactaattactatttctattgttacaacgccgttactgttactaacaagaaaatgcagtgCAGTcatgttactatttttcaacaaacatcggttgaagctgtgttcagcttaccacACCTTCTATCAGCTGCACGGAAGTAGCGGTCTACATAATTAATCTGGGTAAATGGCTGCAAGTAactgtgcatatgattttaaaattgccaatttatatttgcatttaaagttatgaaatatgattcaacaGAATTGTTTGCggttgttacagtaaataatatagatttttctactcagattttatgatttttgtatgattttagatcaattgtgttaatacaaattagagatggaccgatccgatattacgtatcggtatcggtccgatactgacctaaattactggatcggatatcggagaaaaataaaaaatgtaatccgatccattaaatatcacgaaagcacctcacaaaacttgcaacacgccgtaactcacctcagaactgttagcagtcggagcagtatgcatcacgttatagagcggctgtggcatgcgggacctgtggtggtctggatagcatgtggagcttcgctagcaacccggcatttcatctccgacaaagttatcccgagagaagtaaagcaagtgtgtaagtccatctctgaatgtttgtaaagcattcctgcgttaagcttaacaagcgatatatggagcgactgcctctcgctctccggctgctacttcaatcgtgaaactgcttaacgatcagctgatcggcttttctgtcgcgagtccgtgtctctagtttgcttttggcccactttgcaccagaaagaggaaaccagtggctgaacaacagcagcacgtttaagcttgatcagctgttgtttgaatgtatttaatattactttctactccaggatctttttctacgtagctgacggctggtaactgtgcaggggcggatctagcaaagtttagccaggggggctgatagggcatgaacagggaaaagggggcacaaagacatacttttctttcttattctcatttaaaatgtcgagcttttaataaataattatctgacacccaaagttttaatttgatgtaaaatgaatagaagtcaattactgtatatagtgactattaagtctaatatatataccctagtaagctatagtactttttcctttgggaaggtaccatctgtgcagtctgcaattttgttgaagaaagatgttgaatctatttaatatttcttgaaaaataattgatttctgtgcatttttttcacacttcatcaaattaaggttgattacgtcgattaagcatcatgaggtggagcgtgaggggtggttccctattttttatttatttatttttgttgttgctgggagttggaaccctattagttaggttgcttaatatttacgctaagtactctttaaaataccagaatagtgaggatggtgtaggtttaagtttattagattgatcagtattgctgaactatgaaatattttttttgtatacaggtataacagaatagctttagtgtagttgttgttttaaacttgagtatgaacttatacaaaatgcagcaagatattttaaaaaacagttttgttgattaaaaaacattatatcggattcatatcggtatcggcagatatccaaatttatgatatcggtatcggtatcggacataaaaaagtggtatcgtgccatctctaatacaaatagaaaacaactgtaaattcagacacttgaggttgtgctgaaaaggatgatactaaacaagacaaagtaaatagtttttaaatgtgaaatgtagaggtaaaatcaaaagtagttaaaatgtcCAGTTATAacctttttaaagtaacgcaatagttgcttttcaagtaattcattacttttagaatcttgtaactcagttactaactctgttacttttttgaagatgtaactagtaactataatcaGAAATGGGCAGTaccgcgttacttgtaacggtaatgcaaaaacggtaattagattaccgttactttcccgtaggaacgctgcgttactgcgttactaaaaccgtgatttttttttgcgagaatgtctcatgacagtgacgtaagcgagtgcgacaacagctgtgtgcagatcaacaatggataatatatcgagtgcgggagagagtatgagcgtgcagcgtttaaagtgtggaagtactaaccttactttgagtttgattccataaaaagtgacaaaaacattagcgtccgttgtgcgtgcgaagaaaacttctttttacagcgaaaaaaacccctaaacttccaagcaagcgccgagtgcgcaacgacgtaatgggaaattcacggATTCAAActtgcggattcttccactgagcgctgcgacacacctgcaccagggtaaaatctgcctaccgcagtcctgctttacaggtgaaaatagagcaacaggaccgctgagtctttgactttatttattttctgctgtgttttacttgcatctatttgaaagagtgagtgtaaacacaccaaaactattttattttatgtgctggaatgtacagaaaataggtttaaatgttaaactaatttcttccagtcagagaatgttgcatataattaatttTTGTGCTTGatacataaaattaaaagattaaaactaataaaacaagttttaaaaagagatgtttccatttgattacattttgtatgatggattatgcagaaaaagtagaattgggcttgtaaatagttttttttttaaataaccaagtaactaagtaattaattacttttgaaaataagtaatcagtaaagtaacaggattattTTTGGGGGGacgtaatcagtaattagttactgattaattTTTTCACGTAACTTGACCAATACtgactataattaattactttttcaaagtaacttgcccagcACTGGTCTTCACACCTTGGCGTGGGGACAGCTCACccaaaaccctggctgattgtgacccacacccgttttcacaccttggctcatgtgattaggtagaggatcattagggggtcgattgtccctcttgggggatactcccacaggtcttaaatctgggactctccactgcttgaccctagaactgaagaacctTCTTGAATGTGAGGTCAAACGTCctcaagcaacttaaaaaagtctagactctttttctttctgttttcatttgtacCAGTTAAAAATCATGCAGCGCTATTTTGTAACAATTGTAGAATGAGAGGGGGGCCTGGCTAATTCCAGTCAaaagagaattacaataatccagacgaCAGGTCACGAACACATGGATCAAAGTGTCTAGGTGGTTTCTAGGAGGGGGACTTAACCACAGGGTTGACATATGAGTCATGTTTAAGGCTGGGGTCTATTTTCACAACTAAATTGGTGATGCTGGACTTTTTATGCAGGACCAAAGAGGAAAGATCTAAAATCATGACCtctgtctttcttcttttttcattaaaattaaaaaggttgagTGCCATCCACCATCTTTCTGTATTATACTTAAATTAtgtgtgttgtgtctgcacCTCGCAGACCCCGCTGGTTCAAAGACTTATCACCCGGtaacaaagacaaacagcttAACCGTTCTTTACTTGCTAGTAAGGGGAGTCTGGTCGGATCCTCAGAGCAGCACTTTTGCCCTCGACCTCAGACGACTCCAAAAGAACCAgcctcccctgcagccttttattctctcacacacagtttCCCAAACAGCCACTGTTAAACCCCCCTGTGGTGCGCCATAAAATGTCATTAAACTAAGGCACTGAGCATGTGTATGTAACTTCCTGATCACAAAGGATCATCTCCCCTCACCCTGTGTATGGCTTAACCCCTCTAATGGTACACAAGCACAGGTGAGGTCATAAATGGCAAGAAGTAAACATCCTCCCTAAATAAGGACAGAGAACCTTCACATAGGGTTTCTGCAGTTAAACACTATACcaattaccccccccccccccccccccacctagATGTAGGCCGGGAGGAGGATGGAAACAGAAGAATGTTGTTGATCATACAGTTTGAACCAAGGCTTACAAATTTAAGTAGAACAATGACAACTATTAACCAAACAATGTAACTTCAGCACAGATGGAAGATAAAAACACCTGATCacagattattattttattctcattaatgttttttttttttttttttttttttatctgtggtACAGCTGTAATCTCCTGAGGGAGGCGCCCTTCTCCTCCTGTAACAGTGACATTGACCCAGAGCCCTACATAACCGCCTGCACCGACACTTTGTGTAAATATCCTGCAGTGGACGGACTCAACTGTCAGTTCCTGAAGGCCTACGCCAGAGCCTGCAGTCTACACAACCTCGCTCTGGATGGCTGGACATCAAATACCGGCTGCTGTAAGACCTTAATAAGACATTAATAAGCTCTCCTTTGTTAAAGACCTGAACTCTGGAGTTTTAGAGCTCCCATGTTTTCAGGATAATACATCAGTGTGTTCCTCTGTAGCCTCTGAGGCCTTCTGTCAGGACAGGACCTGCAGCGATCACGAGTTTTGCGGTCAGAAGACGGTCGGTGGTGACACTCGCTGCTTCTGTCGGGACATTTTTGCCTCCAAGTACCAAGCAAACAACTCTTTGGGTACGACAGCTGTGACATCACCATGACAACAGGGCTGAATAATGGAGGAAAACCTCTAACTGTGATTTTTCTGACTGATATTGTGACGTTCAGGTGATGCAACGGTCTGCATGCAGGACTCTGCTTCAGTCACTCTGGTCGGTTGTCTCCTGGAGGACAAACACATCAATTACTCTGCTTTACAGCTCAACTACCCGACCTGCAGGGGTCAGGTGGACGAGCTCACCCACATGGTGACCTTCAGcttcaacagcagcaacagctgtGGGACGGTGGTCACGGTGGgtttcatctcctcctctttACCTTCTACAAGCAGCCAAACATCTTCCAGCATCTGCTGAGCTTCTCCTGCTCTGCTGCAGTTTGGGATCTTTCTGTGGGAtcagcttcacctctgagctCTGTGGCTTCTCATCATGTTGATGATCTGTGTAGTTCATACACAGAAACATCAGAGTAGGAGTTTGATTCAGTACAGGAAGAAACTCTCTAATGTTTATGCTGTGTTAAAATAAAGTGACTTCATTCAGTGTGCTCGACTCGTCTGCGTGACACGAGCGGTCAAAGGCAGAGACAGAAAGGAGACTaaagctgctgttgttgcttttAAGAACAAAGTGAATGAGTTTGATGTTTTTGACGTGTCTATTTAGCAGATTGTTTCTGATGAAATCTGTGATTATAATCACTGACAAGATGTCATAAACATTGGACTGAAAAAACAAGGACACTTTCTTAACTTAACTTACTTAACTTCATACGTCTGAGTTAGAGGTCCATCATCTTCAAAGTGTAGTCAAAGTGTTGATGTTCTCAGattaaaatcactgtaaagAGACTGAAAATAAAGCTAACGTAGCTTCATGTGTCTGTGCAAATAAAGCAAACAGAGCATGATTTACATTCACTTTTTCTAATTGAAAAAAACTGATTCAGTGCACTTTGGGAttaatgaactgaactgaatagaCAAATGTTAACAGTCAGTAGCAACATCTGATTGTGTGACTCCACAGACCAACAACAGTGAACTCATCTACAAAAACACCATCATGAACCAGAACAgctcctctgacatcatcactcgtCACGACCAAGTCTACATCGACTTCTCCTGCATCCAAACTCAGCCGGACATCAAGACTGCCACCTTCAGGATCAGAGACAGGTGTGTGGTTGAGTTACTTTAAGATATGAAGCTTCTCCTGAGGTTTGTGAGTCAGAGAAAGctgaagtgtgtttgtgttctgcaGCTCTGTGATCCAGCACATCACATCTGGAGTTTGGGATTACACTCTGATCATGAAGGCTTTCACTGACGCCGGCCGCACACAAGCTGTGGAGTCCAGCACTGAGGTGCAGTTGAACCAGAAGATCTGGGTGGAGCTGAAGACTGACGGGCTGGATGGAGACCTGGTCGTCATGGTAACCGACTCCTGCTGGGCAACTGACCAGCCATCACCCGACAGCACTCCGAGATACGACCTGATCATAAACGGGTGAGACAGACTCAGAGAGTCATGTGGTTTTGATCTCTCTCATGGACTCCTGAACAAAGTGTGTTTTCCTGTCTGTGAGCAGCTGTGCCAACCCTGCTGACCAGACTGTGCAGGTGAAGGAAAACGGACTGGGAACCTCCAACTACTTCTCCTTTAACATGTTTGAGTTCACTGGAGGCTCTGGTGAAGTCTTCCTGCACTGCAAACTCCACCTGTGCCCCAAACAGAACAACTGTGTCCCGGTACAGCTTTGTTACCAAACACATCACACACAATCAAATGTATCTCTCTTCTGTTACGATCATTAAACAGATTATTTTCACTTATTCTTGTTTCTATTCTGACACAAAAGCTCAAATGTTCTCAGCAGATTCAGTCCTGAATGAAAGGATCAGTGTTGATCTTCTAAAGTCTGGACtttgtctctctttgtctttaGACTTGTCCTGGAGCTGCTCGCAGACGCAGATCTGCCAGGTCCAAATATGAAGGTGAAGCCTTCATCAGCATGGCCTGGACTCATTAGGTAAGACACAGTCTGCTAGTGCTGAGAAGTGTTTGTAGACAAAGTGCTGATTGTTAGTGCTGTAGCAAATATGTTTCCcatagaaaaatgttttatttaattcaacAGAAAGATATTTACTAAGTTCCTCACCAATGAGTTTGTGTTTCGAACTGTCCTCATGTGATAAACTAAATGAACTGCTGAGTGAGTGAAAACTCTTGGTGTGTCATCTGTAGCCTGACAGTCCAGGATCAGGGTGAAGGCCTGTAGTGTTTTCAACAAGGATGTTGGTGACACTGAGTTAAACCACAAATCAAGACCCTGGAGATTAGTTGCAGCTTGTTTAATTGTCTCCATGAACATCTGGGGAAAACTGAAATGACAGATAATAAACTCCATCTCAACAGGTAGAAGCATGTTTACATCAATAAAGTGCATAACGCTCACTAAAACATTCATTTCAGCAAACTATACATCAATATCCAAACCTATCTGTGTAAACTATCGTATAAAGAAACTTCCAGCCTGAATAATTCAGAGTAGATGGCATCTGATTACATTTCTATACTGCCTTTAGCATGTGGAGCTAGTTACCCAGCAAAAACCGAGCTGCCGGAAGTACTTGTCCTGAACCGGAAGTGCCTGACCAGAACCGGAAATACATTTTAGCTCTTTTCCTTTTAACAAAAACGTATCTAAAGCATGAATTATACATTTTAACatgtattaattttttttaatgacaaatatgtttagaattatttattttaaacgtattaacttatttattcagaaaaatGCCTTAGGGCAACATACTCCATGCCTGGCCTCAGGAGGCCACTATGTTAAACAAACATTATGCAATCAGTCCTTTGGCAGGAGGAGGATAAATTCTGTAACCGGTCTCATAAATGTCTTTACATACCCTTGATCGCATGTCTTTACCTCAATCTTCCTTACTCGATTGTCATTGCTTGGGAATTTGGCAGTGATCCTGGCCATGGGCCAGCTGTTTCATGCAACCTGCTTGTCCTTGAGCAGAAACAGGTCACCAACTTGGAGGTTTCTGCGTGACCCAGTCCATTTCTGCTTTAGCTGCAATGTGGGTAGATACTCTCACCTCCAGCGTGGATAGGGGATAGGACGAAAGGTTTCTCTGTATCAGTGGACACTGGGACGAGCGACCTTGCATTTATTATGGCTGTAACTTCAGCCATGAGTGTCCAGATGAGTACTTGGAGGTGAGTGACTTAAGTTTTTACTTGTGGTCTAATTTCTGAGTCCTTATCTGGTTCAATCAGGTCAAACATTCCACTCACTTTTGTTGTATCTGCGGCAGGATGGTGGATGAAGGGTGGTCCGGTGAACCAGGTGGACTTTTTTAGTTGGAATGCTGACAATGACCTAGATGCATGGTCTGGTGGATTTTCCTCTGTGTGCACATAATGCCACTATTCTGGCTTGATGACTGGCGAATGCGCTGTACTCTGTTGTGAACATATGCGTAAAACCTTTTTGACTACAGATGTAGCCAAGCACTACCTTACTGTCTGTATAGAAGTGCACTGCATCAAAGTTTAAGTCCAACTCATTTTGAATGAGGTCGGCCATTTCTGCTGACAAGCTGGCTGCACATAGTTCAAGCCTTGGTATTGTAGGTTCTGACAGGGGGGCTAGTTTTGCTTTGCCTATTACGAAGCCTACCTCGACGTTCCCATCTGTTTGATTTGCCTTTAAGAAGGCTATGGCTCCTATGGCCTTAGTAGAGGCAtctgagaaaaaacacagttCCTTGCGCTTTGCTCAACTTAGTGAGGTGGATGTGTAGGTTCTGGGAACATGTAGTTCTTTTAGGTTCTGAAGGGAATTTCTCCACATTTCCCATCTGCTTTGTTTATCCTCTGGAAGGGGTACGTCCCAATCTAAACATTCTGAAGTAAGCTCTCTGAGTAGGGCCCTTCCTTGGATTGTAACAGGTGCCAATAGGCCCACAGGATCGAAGATGCTATTGACAGAGGACAATACACCATGGCGAGTAATTGGCTTGTTTCAGTTGGCGACTGAGTAAGTGAATGTCTCTTGTTATTTCCCAAATTAAAATTAGTCCAAGGCTTCACTGGGATTGTGTCTCTTCACCACTTAAATCTAAATTTTTAATGACAGGAGCACAATCTTTTGGGCAGAAGGCCTGCAAAACAGCCTGAGAGTTAGAAACAAACTTATGCAGGTGCAGGTTGGGTCCAGCGAGTGGGGCTTGTGctctttgaagaaaatctatAGCCTCAGCAGGAGAGGAAACAGAAATCAA
Proteins encoded in this window:
- the LOC113019464 gene encoding alpha-tectorin-like, which gives rise to MLRPLLFLCALIAPTGAHWFYQTFTESSVLDISSCPITYYGQQYEQLYVNITSGNVTVCFNGFFSPETGGDCVVERSRGAESFYFQTYSYHYYYGYDYCYFYISCNNFVLVHLISGTQRDLYTYNSNSDPTVFELQVGGTTVDTVTLTYSYTTYYFSISGCRHSGQMYRPGTVISSDPETCFSLTCNETAVLNISSCGPLERCQGNNICVSASTCTVTGPTIIDVHGQINSIQDRCAYSLFSTPLLPDFLVLGNFRDRRRKDVSFLDSVTLRVDGHDIHLEQGGRVQLDDSTLTLSSSSQLVHGVQLSKDQTGVTADLSNLNISVFFDGDTAQILLEGPAGSSVEGLCGNSISSLSDLRLSEYSSTSCEMQYSETADSTIDCNSVTERCNLLREAPFSSCNSDIDPEPYITACTDTLCKYPAVDGLNCQFLKAYARACSLHNLALDGWTSNTGCSSEAFCQDRTCSDHEFCGQKTVGGDTRCFCRDIFASKYQANNSLGDATVCMQDSASVTLVGCLLEDKHINYSALQLNYPTCRGQVDELTHMVTFSFNSSNSCGTVVTTNNSELIYKNTIMNQNSSSDIITRHDQVYIDFSCIQTQPDIKTATFRIRDSSVIQHITSGVWDYTLIMKAFTDAGRTQAVESSTEVQLNQKIWVELKTDGLDGDLVVMVTDSCWATDQPSPDSTPRYDLIINGCANPADQTVQVKENGLGTSNYFSFNMFEFTGGSGEVFLHCKLHLCPKQNNCVPTCPGAARRRRSARSKYEGEAFISMAWTH